The DNA region ACGGCACGAGCGTCTCGGCGAAAAGGTTGCGGACCCCGAGCCCGGCGTCGAGCACGCGGACTCTCGGCCGGATGAACAGCAGGGCGAGCCCTGCGAAAATCAACCCGAGCACCACCAGAGCCACTTGGTCCGAGATTCGGAAGTACACGCCGGTCTCGGAGATCCGCAGGAGCACGCCGACAGCCACATGCACCACGAGCAGCGCCACGGCGGCAACCCAGGCCAGCAAGCGCATCTTCCTTGGCCGAATGAC from Segniliparus rotundus DSM 44985 includes:
- a CDS encoding PH domain-containing protein, yielding MSGAERPRLVIRPRKMRLLAWVAAVALLVVHVAVGVLLRISETGVYFRISDQVALVVLGLIFAGLALLFIRPRVRVLDAGLGVRNLFAETLVPWDHVLAISFPETSSWARVDVPDDEYVPMMALSAMDGQRALDSIRSLRAAVDEHAGSAPR